A DNA window from Bradyrhizobium barranii subsp. barranii contains the following coding sequences:
- a CDS encoding Wadjet anti-phage system protein JetD domain-containing protein — protein sequence MARRFTDAIGLLNDLLNRFEAGAASPIAHPDYPAFPSVVAADAFLKQIREAESAGAVSLGWGRGPMRDQVAHVRLASAEILYRYLRRTPASRIAEDAAVRLVAGAAMHDSLKNSASQVAEVWGRGKTWHGFASSDVETLRDAFVLAQAILANKHLGVDYKTFSRRTVGHSKTLERIEGAVVRLLSGILEFPPGARPREALRAIGLERFAPPLLIAGKIDLDGADLSGISPLYLGITPKEADRVRFREPPAYVLTIENFASFNRHIAEADPGRLGTTMYVGGYPSLATQQALRTIAGLVSEQTPIFHWSDIDPDGTWIFHTIERAVDRPIRAHLMSVEVAERLGQVPFKKSAPARCPPDSGIAALAAYLAKDGAKTLEQEELDPVLPEFH from the coding sequence ATGGCTCGGCGTTTCACGGATGCGATCGGCCTGCTGAACGACCTGCTCAACCGCTTCGAGGCGGGGGCCGCAAGCCCGATCGCCCACCCGGACTACCCCGCTTTCCCATCAGTAGTCGCGGCGGACGCCTTCCTGAAACAGATCAGGGAAGCCGAAAGCGCCGGCGCGGTCTCCCTTGGTTGGGGGCGGGGCCCCATGCGCGACCAAGTGGCACATGTGCGGCTGGCCTCGGCGGAGATCCTATACCGATATCTCCGCCGTACCCCCGCGTCGCGCATCGCGGAGGATGCCGCTGTGCGGCTTGTCGCCGGGGCGGCGATGCACGACTCTCTGAAGAACAGCGCTTCCCAAGTCGCCGAGGTATGGGGGCGGGGGAAAACGTGGCACGGGTTCGCTTCGTCCGATGTCGAGACACTGCGCGACGCGTTCGTTCTCGCCCAGGCCATCCTGGCTAACAAACATCTTGGCGTCGACTACAAGACCTTCTCGAGACGAACGGTGGGGCACAGCAAAACGCTCGAACGGATCGAAGGCGCGGTCGTGCGGCTCCTGAGCGGCATCCTGGAGTTTCCCCCCGGCGCGCGGCCACGCGAGGCGCTCCGGGCAATCGGCCTTGAGCGCTTCGCGCCACCGCTGCTGATCGCGGGCAAGATCGACCTCGATGGAGCCGACCTCTCCGGAATCTCTCCGCTGTATCTCGGAATCACTCCCAAGGAAGCAGATCGCGTCCGCTTCCGGGAGCCGCCGGCCTACGTGCTAACGATCGAAAATTTCGCAAGCTTCAACCGGCACATCGCCGAGGCGGACCCCGGCCGATTAGGAACGACCATGTATGTCGGAGGGTACCCCTCGCTTGCCACCCAGCAGGCGCTGCGGACGATCGCAGGATTGGTATCCGAACAGACGCCGATCTTTCATTGGTCGGACATCGATCCGGACGGCACCTGGATCTTCCACACCATCGAGCGCGCCGTCGACCGGCCGATCCGTGCCCACCTCATGAGTGTCGAAGTTGCCGAGCGTTTGGGACAAGTGCCGTTCAAAAAATCCGCACCCGCTCGATGTCCACCGGACTCCGGTATCGCAGCTCTGGCAGCGTACCTGGCGAAAGATGGAGCCAAGACGCTCGAGCAGGAAGAACTCGATCCAGTCCTGCCAGAGTTTCATTAG